A region from the Desulfomonile tiedjei genome encodes:
- a CDS encoding AMIN domain-containing protein, with protein sequence MRSPVIKHKPLWLACLFLVAFCGPAWAENAGEITGVRLDPENKRIVIASKGSVGKHCARVIGRPNRLVMDFEGTKLGQAPGKLPGGAADIHEIRVGTSKSRARVVVDFQNNPVPAFKVKREDSQILVVFGSSLSAAIETAAADAADGNSKTSALKSPLAPTFVPAAAAGAGPESGKTLRLDSLNKKPAANKNATAAVAPDKRNGPAAEAQKAASNGIKMAQGPALNQPPTAPFPKAGTGDNQSPASTTAGLDKPHSGPPNGGPQMVREVRPPVTPPTPDPRLLVQEITELQFIQVGHNARLVVRGGDHLDYRMTKVSPTKLRLDLINAEIPKVHQKPLKTDLFSTSVEMIVPGSQTIFIQLKDAVPAQVEKKKGVLMVDFPPPRFAMTRDQMGTGRPAAGDAAGREAASQIRETRREAIKVMREEEIRRDNERRDREIQALERQQDELQKQRTEILKRYQISPDPEIFTKPVTMDFQGISLKNAFRLLGEQAGINIIVGDGVPANRTATLRMFQVPLGQVMETILNTHDLDKEMVGNVMRVDSRAKILQYKNARQKEYQTRIVEVDKRLKEMRDEVQKKQAENEKALKELERKEIKAEEPVDDTRTEEFGEAECIDIEGERVCFQYATIRIVHKSPTVIRRTLDCVFNLQCPGAYRGRQRYTDLGEAVFGAAAEPGRAVEIGPGTTTTVGGPADTTQLPQGSMNREQFEESMRGQGFTPGNLRYEQELEAWRRAQEQTTSRRVQEAAALQRMGQGPRATGSIDLPFGTDPKLVKILAQSVLYADEANRLIFIKDTPDRIAQMRKLIYQLDVPTPQVLIESRVVQADRDWSRGLGILWGGRNDQSGLLSVNRKSFWGVNGSTAGAGTIVGATANPPQPEGTLIPSQFSVNLPVSIANLASILGGGVQYGFLAGNYLTELDFRLQIGESTGQTKIIARPKVQVLDGEKASIKNGQTIAFVTASPLLGTQTQLVDVDLLLDVRPRIFQDGRIQMEIKVTDNDVGAVINGQASINRRESQTRMIVKDGDTAVIGGIVRKTDNSRRQGWPGLMNVPIIDVLFTNKTRDTRIQELLVFITPTIIKRPPQAS encoded by the coding sequence ATGAGGTCACCTGTGATAAAACACAAACCCCTATGGCTTGCTTGCCTGTTCCTCGTCGCCTTTTGCGGGCCCGCATGGGCTGAAAATGCTGGCGAGATCACCGGCGTCAGACTAGATCCGGAGAACAAGCGCATCGTGATTGCATCCAAGGGAAGTGTGGGCAAACATTGCGCGCGAGTCATCGGGCGACCCAACCGGCTGGTGATGGATTTCGAGGGAACCAAGCTGGGGCAGGCTCCGGGAAAACTCCCGGGAGGGGCCGCGGACATCCATGAAATCCGTGTCGGCACGTCGAAATCGCGGGCCCGCGTCGTGGTGGATTTCCAGAACAACCCTGTTCCGGCCTTCAAGGTGAAGCGAGAGGACAGTCAAATCCTGGTAGTCTTCGGCAGTTCTTTGTCCGCGGCAATTGAGACTGCCGCCGCAGATGCGGCCGACGGAAATTCGAAGACCTCGGCTTTAAAGTCCCCGCTTGCTCCCACTTTCGTCCCTGCGGCCGCTGCCGGCGCCGGGCCCGAGAGCGGGAAGACCTTACGCCTGGACAGTTTGAACAAAAAACCAGCCGCTAACAAGAACGCTACCGCGGCTGTGGCTCCCGACAAACGGAACGGCCCCGCGGCTGAAGCGCAAAAGGCCGCAAGCAATGGGATCAAGATGGCTCAAGGCCCGGCCTTGAATCAGCCACCCACTGCTCCCTTCCCGAAAGCTGGGACAGGTGACAACCAATCGCCAGCGTCAACCACGGCAGGGTTGGACAAACCCCATTCAGGGCCCCCGAACGGCGGTCCTCAAATGGTTAGAGAGGTTAGACCGCCTGTAACTCCCCCGACCCCTGATCCTCGTTTGCTGGTTCAGGAGATAACCGAGTTGCAGTTCATTCAGGTTGGTCACAATGCCCGGCTGGTCGTGCGCGGTGGCGATCACCTTGACTATCGAATGACCAAAGTTTCCCCTACCAAGCTAAGGCTTGACCTGATCAATGCCGAAATACCCAAGGTGCACCAGAAGCCCTTGAAAACGGACCTTTTCTCCACATCCGTAGAAATGATAGTCCCCGGTTCTCAGACGATTTTCATCCAGCTCAAGGACGCTGTTCCCGCCCAGGTGGAGAAGAAGAAGGGCGTGCTCATGGTTGATTTCCCCCCGCCTCGTTTCGCCATGACCCGCGACCAGATGGGCACGGGACGGCCCGCGGCGGGTGACGCGGCCGGTCGCGAGGCTGCCTCGCAGATTCGAGAAACCAGGCGGGAAGCTATTAAAGTAATGAGGGAAGAGGAAATCCGCCGAGATAATGAAAGGCGCGACAGGGAAATCCAAGCTCTCGAACGTCAACAGGACGAACTGCAAAAGCAGCGGACGGAAATCCTCAAGAGATATCAGATAAGCCCTGATCCCGAGATCTTTACAAAACCCGTTACGATGGATTTCCAAGGCATTTCTTTAAAGAACGCGTTCAGGCTGCTAGGCGAGCAAGCGGGAATCAACATCATTGTCGGGGACGGAGTGCCCGCAAACCGCACAGCCACTCTCCGCATGTTTCAGGTGCCGCTTGGACAGGTCATGGAAACGATCCTGAACACGCACGACCTGGACAAGGAAATGGTCGGCAATGTGATGCGGGTGGACTCTCGGGCAAAGATTCTCCAATACAAGAACGCCCGGCAAAAAGAGTATCAGACGCGTATCGTCGAAGTTGATAAAAGACTCAAAGAAATGCGAGACGAGGTCCAGAAAAAGCAGGCCGAGAATGAAAAGGCCCTCAAGGAACTGGAGAGAAAAGAGATAAAGGCCGAGGAACCTGTGGACGATACGCGGACCGAGGAGTTCGGCGAGGCCGAGTGTATCGATATAGAAGGCGAGCGCGTCTGCTTCCAGTATGCGACCATCAGAATAGTGCATAAGTCTCCCACGGTCATCAGACGGACTCTGGACTGTGTCTTCAATCTCCAGTGCCCAGGCGCTTACCGTGGCCGACAACGTTACACGGACCTCGGCGAAGCTGTCTTTGGAGCCGCGGCAGAACCCGGCAGAGCAGTGGAAATCGGTCCGGGCACAACTACGACGGTAGGAGGTCCCGCGGATACTACGCAGTTGCCTCAGGGATCGATGAACAGGGAACAGTTTGAAGAATCAATGCGCGGTCAAGGCTTTACCCCGGGCAATCTGCGTTACGAGCAGGAATTGGAGGCCTGGAGGCGAGCCCAAGAACAGACCACGTCCAGGAGAGTCCAGGAAGCCGCCGCGCTGCAGAGAATGGGGCAGGGGCCACGAGCAACAGGCTCCATTGATCTGCCCTTCGGGACCGATCCTAAATTGGTCAAGATCCTGGCTCAGAGTGTCCTTTATGCGGACGAAGCTAACCGATTGATTTTCATCAAGGACACCCCTGACCGAATCGCTCAGATGAGAAAACTGATATACCAACTCGACGTTCCTACCCCCCAGGTCCTTATCGAGAGCCGGGTGGTTCAAGCCGACCGGGACTGGAGCAGAGGCCTCGGCATACTCTGGGGCGGCAGGAATGACCAGAGCGGGTTGCTCTCCGTCAACAGGAAGAGCTTCTGGGGTGTCAACGGGTCCACGGCAGGTGCAGGGACCATAGTCGGAGCCACCGCCAATCCGCCTCAACCGGAAGGAACTCTCATACCGTCTCAGTTTTCAGTGAACCTTCCCGTGTCCATAGCCAACCTTGCCAGCATCCTGGGCGGAGGAGTTCAGTACGGTTTTCTTGCGGGCAATTACCTGACCGAATTGGATTTCAGGCTACAAATCGGTGAATCCACCGGCCAGACGAAGATCATAGCGCGACCTAAAGTGCAGGTTTTGGACGGCGAGAAAGCCTCAATCAAAAACGGACAGACAATTGCTTTCGTCACTGCTTCTCCTCTCCTGGGAACTCAGACCCAGTTGGTTGACGTAGACCTCCTGCTGGACGTTAGGCCGAGGATCTTTCAGGACGGCAGGATTCAGATGGAGATCAAAGTCACCGACAACGATGTTGGCGCAGTCATAAACGGCCAGGCTTCGATTAACAGGAGAGAATCACAGACTAGAATGATCGTGAAGGACGGTGACACTGCGGTGATAGGTGGAATCGTCAGGAAGACGGACAATTCAAGGCGCCAGGGCTGGCCCGGGTTGATGAACGTTCCTATCATCGACGTGCTGTTTACCAACAAGACCAGGGACACACGAATACAAGAGCTGCTTGTATTCATTACTCCAACCATAATAAAGAGGCCGCCACAAGCCTCCTAG
- a CDS encoding glutamate-5-semialdehyde dehydrogenase yields the protein MSLQDEVRGVATVAHEAAREAAVLSMTVKEEILMDMAAMMRSRRDYLQEENRKDLLTGKAKGLSSAMMDRLTLSDKVIEQTAAGLEEIAVFPDPVGEIVRMWNRPNGMRVGRMRIPLGVIGIIYEARPNVTADAAALCLKAGNAVILRGGSEAINSNQAIVGLFKECLIRKGVCADIVSLLPTTDREAILHLLQLEDLIDLIIPRGGEELIRFVAQNSRIPVIKHYKGVCHLYVDSAADLDMAVKLTFNSKVQRPGVCNSLETLLVHRSVADRFLPLASQRLIEAGVELRGCDQSRAVVPSMKAATEEDWHAEYLDLILAVKVVGDMDEAIRHIARYGSSHTESIVTQDYAAAQKFLKEVNSSSVMVNTSTRMSDGYVFGLGAEIGISTTKIHSYGPMGVEDLTTTKFIVLGEGQIRE from the coding sequence ATGTCACTACAAGATGAAGTGCGCGGAGTGGCTACCGTGGCCCACGAGGCAGCACGGGAAGCCGCTGTTTTGTCCATGACGGTCAAAGAGGAAATTTTGATGGACATGGCGGCCATGATGCGGAGCCGCAGAGACTACCTTCAAGAGGAGAACCGGAAAGACCTGCTGACGGGTAAAGCAAAAGGCCTGTCTTCCGCAATGATGGACAGGCTTACACTCTCCGACAAGGTCATCGAACAGACCGCAGCCGGTCTCGAAGAGATAGCCGTATTTCCGGACCCTGTGGGCGAGATCGTCCGTATGTGGAATCGGCCGAACGGGATGCGCGTGGGACGAATGCGCATACCTCTGGGAGTGATAGGCATTATTTACGAAGCACGACCGAACGTTACCGCGGACGCGGCCGCGCTCTGTCTCAAAGCGGGAAATGCCGTCATCCTGAGAGGCGGTTCGGAAGCGATTAATTCCAATCAAGCGATAGTCGGCCTTTTCAAAGAATGCCTCATCCGGAAAGGCGTATGTGCGGACATCGTCAGCCTTCTACCCACAACGGATCGAGAAGCGATCCTTCACTTGCTGCAATTGGAAGACCTTATTGACCTCATCATTCCGCGAGGCGGCGAGGAGCTGATACGCTTCGTGGCGCAAAATTCAAGAATCCCGGTTATCAAGCATTACAAAGGCGTCTGTCATTTATATGTGGATTCCGCGGCTGACTTGGACATGGCGGTCAAACTCACCTTCAATTCCAAGGTGCAGAGACCCGGTGTGTGCAATTCCCTGGAAACCTTGCTTGTCCACCGAAGCGTCGCGGACCGGTTCCTCCCGCTCGCGTCCCAACGGCTCATTGAGGCCGGTGTTGAACTGAGAGGATGCGACCAGTCCCGGGCCGTAGTTCCATCCATGAAAGCAGCGACAGAGGAAGATTGGCACGCGGAGTACCTGGATCTGATTCTTGCCGTGAAAGTGGTAGGCGATATGGACGAGGCCATCAGACACATAGCGCGCTATGGATCGTCACATACGGAATCAATTGTTACTCAGGATTACGCGGCCGCACAAAAATTCCTCAAAGAAGTGAATTCCTCCTCGGTCATGGTCAATACTTCGACACGTATGAGCGACGGATATGTGTTCGGCCTCGGAGCCGAAATAGGCATCAGCACGACAAAGATCCATTCCTACGGCCCAATGGGTGTAGAAGACCTTACCACTACCAAGTTCATCGTTTTGGGCGAAGGGCAGATCCGGGAATAG
- the mobB gene encoding molybdopterin-guanine dinucleotide biosynthesis protein B, with translation MIPIVSIVGKSDSGKTTLVEKLVKELKSRGYRVATIKHDAHSFEIDREGKDSWRHKQAGASITVISSPSKLAVIADTDHDYTLAELREKLIRGVDLILTEGYKRENNPKVEVIRSEHHREMLCKSDDNLIAIAGDPPDPPAGVPVFDLNDAKPLCDFLEERFLKT, from the coding sequence ATGATTCCTATCGTTTCGATTGTCGGAAAATCGGATTCCGGTAAAACCACGTTAGTCGAAAAGCTCGTCAAGGAGCTGAAGTCTCGCGGGTATCGGGTGGCCACCATCAAGCATGACGCACATAGCTTTGAGATAGACCGGGAAGGCAAGGATTCGTGGCGACACAAGCAGGCGGGGGCCAGCATCACGGTGATTTCTTCCCCCTCCAAGCTGGCCGTGATCGCGGACACGGATCATGATTACACCCTGGCCGAGCTGCGCGAAAAGCTCATCCGGGGAGTGGACCTCATACTCACCGAAGGTTACAAGAGAGAAAACAACCCGAAAGTGGAAGTTATAAGAAGTGAACACCACCGTGAAATGTTGTGTAAATCAGACGACAATCTGATAGCAATCGCCGGAGATCCACCCGACCCTCCGGCGGGCGTTCCTGTTTTCGATCTGAATGATGCGAAACCGCTTTGTGACTTCTTGGAAGAACGATTCCTGAAGACCTGA
- a CDS encoding integration host factor subunit alpha, with the protein MTLTKADIAKKIADDCGFMKGEATEIVEKLLDIIKSRLIAGEDVMISGFGKWTVKSKHSRRGRNPQTGAELILDARRVVTWKYSPVLKKAVNSPLSR; encoded by the coding sequence ATGACACTTACAAAAGCTGATATCGCGAAAAAGATAGCGGATGACTGCGGGTTCATGAAGGGAGAGGCGACCGAAATTGTAGAAAAACTGCTGGATATCATCAAATCCAGGCTTATAGCCGGCGAAGACGTCATGATCTCGGGCTTCGGGAAGTGGACCGTCAAGTCCAAGCACTCCAGGCGAGGGCGAAACCCTCAAACGGGTGCGGAGCTAATTCTGGACGCCCGAAGAGTAGTTACCTGGAAGTATTCGCCGGTCTTGAAGAAGGCTGTGAACTCGCCTCTTTCGAGATAG
- a CDS encoding methionine adenosyltransferase, giving the protein MGVGSYLFSSESVTEGHPDKIADRVSDTVLDAMLAQDPHSRVACECLVTTGLAMVAGEITSKAMVDVPGLVRDAIRNIGYTDGSMGFDCETCAVIVTLDKQSPDIAMGVTEGEGLFKEQGAGDQGLMFGFACDETPELMPMAIQYAHQLTQRLTDARKSGTLPFLRPDGKSQVTVKYENGAPKKVDTVVVAAQHAPDVTYEQLKEAIIELVIRKAIPAKHLDESTRFLINTTGRFVVGGPLGDCGLTGRKIIVDTYGGYGAHGGGAFSGKDPSKVDRSASYMARHVAKNIVAAGVASKCLLQVAYAIGYPEPVSLMVNTYGTGKIDEQKIADIVQKVFSFKPASIIEYLNLLRPIYHKTSANGHFGREDPDFTWESTHRAEEIKSLAGL; this is encoded by the coding sequence ATGGGGGTGGGCAGCTATTTGTTTTCATCCGAGTCCGTAACTGAGGGCCATCCTGACAAGATTGCCGATCGCGTTTCCGATACTGTATTGGACGCGATGCTGGCCCAGGATCCGCATTCGCGCGTAGCCTGTGAATGCCTGGTTACCACCGGCCTTGCCATGGTAGCCGGCGAAATCACCTCTAAGGCCATGGTAGATGTCCCAGGCCTGGTTAGAGACGCGATACGCAACATAGGATACACAGACGGATCCATGGGGTTCGACTGCGAAACCTGTGCGGTAATCGTCACTCTGGACAAGCAGTCCCCTGACATTGCTATGGGCGTGACAGAGGGGGAAGGGTTGTTCAAAGAACAAGGCGCCGGCGACCAAGGGCTCATGTTCGGTTTCGCCTGCGACGAAACGCCCGAACTGATGCCTATGGCCATTCAGTACGCTCATCAGCTGACCCAACGGCTCACGGACGCCCGAAAGAGCGGGACGCTGCCCTTCTTGAGACCCGATGGCAAGTCTCAGGTAACTGTGAAATACGAAAACGGGGCGCCGAAAAAAGTGGACACGGTAGTGGTTGCTGCCCAGCACGCCCCGGATGTGACTTACGAACAGCTCAAGGAAGCAATCATAGAATTGGTTATCAGAAAGGCCATCCCCGCGAAACACCTGGACGAAAGTACGCGCTTTCTCATAAACACCACCGGCAGGTTTGTCGTTGGTGGTCCCCTGGGGGACTGCGGACTTACCGGCCGAAAGATAATCGTGGACACATACGGCGGTTACGGGGCTCATGGTGGCGGAGCCTTCTCAGGCAAAGATCCCAGCAAAGTGGATCGTTCCGCTTCGTACATGGCGCGACATGTTGCCAAGAACATTGTCGCAGCGGGAGTAGCTTCCAAATGCCTGCTCCAGGTGGCCTATGCCATCGGATACCCGGAACCGGTTTCCCTCATGGTCAACACCTACGGCACAGGAAAGATAGATGAACAGAAGATAGCCGATATCGTCCAAAAGGTTTTCAGCTTTAAACCGGCGTCCATTATCGAGTATCTCAATCTGCTCAGGCCCATTTATCACAAGACCTCGGCTAACGGCCATTTCGGTCGGGAAGATCCAGATTTTACATGGGAAAGCACCCATCGAGCAGAGGAGATCAAAAGCCTCGCCGGACTCTGA
- a CDS encoding adenosylhomocysteinase, with protein sequence MDYHIKDKSLAEAGKLRIEWAERSMPVLRMIKERFEKEKPLSGIVLAACLHVTTETASLVRTLAAGGAKVYVCASNPLSTQDDVAAALADEGYSVFAIKGEDTETYYKHINACLDPQPQITMDDGADLVGTIHSQRQDLVANIIGGTEETTTGVIRLRSMADKKVLLFPVIAVNDSNTKHFFDNRYGTGQSTIDGILRATNRLISGSWFVVAGYGWCGRGVAMRAAGMGARVIVTEVDPLRALEAAMDGYSVMPLEEAAPLGDFFCTVTGDIRVIRKEHFDRMKDGAIVCNSGHFNVEIDIEALEAMAVSRRHIRNMVEEFTTADGRRITLLGEGRLINLASAEGHPSSVMDMSFANQALASEFLVKTGKGLSREVHKLPADVDNEIARLKLASMGIRIDALTDEQKHYLASWEMGT encoded by the coding sequence ATGGATTATCACATTAAAGATAAGTCCCTCGCGGAGGCTGGAAAACTGCGGATCGAATGGGCTGAGCGCAGCATGCCGGTCCTGCGAATGATAAAGGAGCGCTTCGAGAAGGAAAAACCTCTTTCCGGCATTGTGCTGGCCGCGTGTCTTCACGTGACTACCGAGACCGCTTCACTGGTCCGCACTTTGGCAGCCGGGGGCGCGAAGGTGTATGTTTGTGCCTCCAATCCACTCTCGACTCAGGATGATGTAGCCGCAGCCCTTGCGGACGAGGGTTATTCAGTATTTGCCATCAAAGGCGAGGACACGGAGACGTATTATAAGCACATAAACGCGTGCCTGGACCCGCAGCCTCAGATTACAATGGACGATGGCGCGGATCTGGTGGGGACCATTCACTCACAGCGCCAGGACTTGGTGGCAAACATCATTGGAGGGACCGAAGAGACCACCACAGGTGTGATTCGACTCCGAAGCATGGCAGACAAGAAGGTCCTGCTTTTCCCGGTGATAGCCGTGAATGACTCTAACACCAAGCATTTCTTCGACAACCGCTACGGGACGGGGCAAAGCACCATAGATGGGATTCTGAGGGCCACCAACCGTCTCATATCTGGAAGCTGGTTCGTGGTGGCCGGGTACGGGTGGTGTGGTCGTGGCGTGGCTATGCGGGCCGCGGGAATGGGTGCAAGAGTCATAGTGACGGAAGTGGACCCACTCCGAGCCCTGGAAGCTGCAATGGACGGATATTCGGTCATGCCGCTCGAGGAGGCCGCTCCTCTGGGTGATTTTTTCTGCACGGTCACGGGTGATATAAGAGTGATCAGAAAAGAACACTTTGACCGCATGAAGGATGGGGCCATTGTCTGCAACTCCGGCCATTTCAATGTAGAGATCGACATTGAGGCCCTTGAAGCGATGGCCGTATCCAGGCGTCACATAAGGAATATGGTGGAGGAATTCACCACGGCCGACGGACGGAGGATTACGCTCCTCGGTGAGGGGCGGCTGATCAACCTGGCGTCGGCTGAAGGCCACCCGTCCTCGGTCATGGACATGAGCTTTGCGAACCAGGCCCTTGCCAGCGAGTTTCTTGTCAAGACCGGCAAGGGACTGTCCAGGGAAGTTCACAAGCTACCCGCAGATGTGGACAATGAGATTGCACGGTTGAAGCTGGCATCCATGGGAATTCGTATCGACGCGCTGACAGACGAACAGAAGCACTATCTAGCCTCCTGGGAAATGGGAACCTGA
- a CDS encoding diguanylate cyclase, whose amino-acid sequence MDSSSPTGDTTAKPKILVVDDDSMVREVVVESIKAAGFDADDCDDGAHALEMNTRSPYDLIVTDMRLPGLDGLSLIKQLKLVKSDTDVIVMTGYGSIENAVECMKVGALEYLIKPFTVDQIQLAVRKAVEHRELRRRAQEREFYKELSYVDSLTGIHNRRYFDEALVAEVIKAKRFGTGLVLLLIDIDDFKIYNDCNGHQRGDEALAKMGEILKAACRGYDIVTRYGGEEFAILFPGATTKNAYELASRIVNEVRQTHFEGQHRLPSGTLTISMGVACYPEDATDAIDLVSRADEALYEAKNRGKNRITMRGSM is encoded by the coding sequence ATGGATTCTTCCAGCCCTACTGGGGACACGACAGCTAAGCCCAAAATCCTTGTTGTGGACGACGATTCCATGGTCCGCGAAGTGGTCGTGGAATCGATTAAGGCAGCTGGGTTTGACGCGGATGACTGCGATGACGGTGCGCACGCGCTGGAGATGAACACTCGAAGTCCCTACGACCTGATCGTGACGGACATGCGCCTTCCCGGCCTCGATGGCCTTTCCCTGATCAAGCAATTGAAACTCGTCAAGAGTGACACAGATGTGATTGTCATGACCGGGTACGGGTCTATTGAAAACGCGGTTGAATGTATGAAGGTAGGCGCTCTGGAGTACCTTATCAAGCCTTTCACGGTGGACCAGATCCAGTTGGCCGTGAGGAAGGCCGTTGAACACAGAGAGTTGCGAAGGCGAGCGCAGGAAAGGGAATTCTACAAGGAGCTTTCTTATGTTGATTCCCTTACGGGCATTCACAATCGTCGCTATTTCGATGAGGCCCTGGTAGCGGAAGTCATAAAGGCGAAACGCTTCGGCACAGGTCTTGTCCTGCTTCTGATCGATATAGACGATTTCAAAATCTATAATGACTGCAATGGCCACCAAAGAGGTGATGAAGCGCTGGCGAAAATGGGGGAGATTCTCAAAGCCGCCTGCCGTGGGTATGACATAGTTACCAGGTATGGCGGGGAGGAATTTGCCATCCTATTCCCAGGAGCCACGACGAAAAACGCCTATGAGCTGGCAAGCCGAATCGTGAATGAAGTGAGACAAACCCACTTTGAAGGGCAGCATCGGCTCCCTTCCGGAACATTGACCATCTCCATGGGGGTGGCATGCTACCCGGAAGATGCGACGGACGCTATCGATCTCGTCAGTCGTGCAGACGAAGCATTATATGAGGCAAAGAACAGAGGGAAGAATAGAATCACAATGCGGGGAAGCATGTGA
- a CDS encoding response regulator: protein MNAKNIFRKIFRTRQQPDERIRSILVVDDDVGLCDNLKDILEGEGYEVFTATSKTEASRVARERSPWLALVDLKLPDGSGTGLLSDLKSIKPECVCILMTAYADVDSAVQALEKGAFYYLQKPVRPEELIELVDLAFETIRLKEEKRKGEDELRQRNKELEEIVERLRKIIDQNVRP from the coding sequence ATGAACGCCAAGAACATCTTCCGAAAAATTTTCCGAACCAGGCAACAACCGGATGAAAGGATTCGGTCCATCCTCGTGGTGGACGATGACGTAGGCCTTTGCGACAATCTGAAGGATATCCTGGAGGGAGAAGGCTACGAGGTCTTCACAGCCACCTCAAAGACTGAGGCTTCAAGAGTGGCGCGAGAGCGCTCCCCCTGGCTGGCCCTCGTGGACCTGAAACTGCCGGACGGATCGGGTACGGGGCTCCTGTCGGATCTGAAAAGCATAAAACCCGAGTGCGTTTGCATATTGATGACCGCGTACGCAGACGTCGATTCCGCGGTGCAAGCGCTGGAGAAAGGTGCGTTTTATTACCTGCAAAAACCCGTGCGCCCGGAGGAACTGATCGAACTGGTTGACCTGGCGTTCGAAACTATTCGCCTTAAGGAAGAAAAAAGAAAGGGTGAGGACGAGTTGCGCCAGAGGAACAAGGAATTAGAAGAAATAGTGGAACGGCTCAGAAAAATAATCGATCAGAACGTCCGACCCTGA
- a CDS encoding response regulator, which yields MKPRILLVDDNEDFLDSTKDVLEDEGFQVVTASSGEEAIRKVEKQAFDVVLMDIKMPGLNGVESLIELKKRSPGIRVIMCTAYIVNGLIRQALEEGAYAVLNKPFEMDVLMRTIESSQHDVKSGLILLADHDKELCTRLGGVLGSAGHHVRIAHDGREAMRLAEGQSFDIMLLEMGLPFVNGLELHRLVSTRQPAMLATIIMDSALDVDASVQQELKKQHGLISLTKPLDETQLLDLVGSICAAKRL from the coding sequence GTGAAGCCACGAATCCTTCTGGTGGATGACAACGAAGACTTTCTCGACAGCACCAAGGACGTCCTGGAGGACGAAGGCTTCCAAGTGGTGACAGCCTCGAGCGGCGAAGAAGCGATTCGAAAAGTGGAGAAACAAGCTTTCGATGTTGTGCTCATGGACATAAAAATGCCCGGCTTGAACGGAGTGGAAAGCTTGATCGAACTCAAGAAGCGGAGCCCGGGCATCAGGGTGATCATGTGCACTGCATACATTGTGAACGGGCTGATACGTCAGGCCCTCGAGGAAGGTGCTTACGCGGTCTTGAATAAACCGTTCGAGATGGATGTTTTGATGCGCACGATCGAGAGTTCGCAACACGACGTGAAAAGCGGGTTGATTTTGCTGGCTGACCATGACAAAGAATTGTGTACACGTCTGGGCGGAGTTCTTGGCTCAGCCGGCCATCACGTTCGTATAGCTCACGACGGTCGGGAAGCCATGAGATTAGCCGAGGGCCAGTCGTTCGACATCATGCTGTTGGAAATGGGATTGCCGTTCGTCAACGGACTGGAGTTACATCGCCTCGTTTCCACCAGGCAACCGGCCATGCTGGCCACGATTATCATGGATTCCGCATTAGACGTCGACGCGTCGGTTCAGCAAGAGCTGAAGAAGCAGCATGGATTGATAAGTCTTACCAAACCTTTGGATGAAACACAGTTGCTTGACCTCGTGGGCAGTATTTGTGCCGCAAAACGTCTTTGA